A part of Bacillus thuringiensis genomic DNA contains:
- a CDS encoding tubby C-terminal domain-like protein, whose protein sequence is MLTFLFELDKAIPQKDDPKYDAYTKGFIEGDLTIRASDRVLFQKSCMKVAELGIYLGQWMEQVQHGQNEQLNYETSDREEVILGFLYEEEDQWRVSSSWQQFELQERISTTALVESVQRYLYELNKELRAIKYPVTFDQYLRGERIMQLSYKRLCDSKADTTSIEVYNESKQVGVVRGYYKNTLMKVLDFIPKVGSNIIYEIKDSKDNIRVIAKDVSRQRQRRILVTYIDHNDAEHEILVCDGKLLDANFLFTFTYKREEFVVHKTTIGLGKLLRNGYVTADWNIRLEEDMYYIEMNLYEEDYIDDQYLLLGVFHAVLYG, encoded by the coding sequence ATGCTAACATTTTTATTTGAGTTAGACAAGGCTATTCCGCAGAAGGATGATCCAAAGTATGATGCGTATACAAAGGGCTTTATTGAAGGGGATTTAACGATTCGCGCGAGTGATAGGGTACTTTTTCAGAAGTCGTGTATGAAGGTCGCAGAGCTCGGTATTTATTTAGGACAGTGGATGGAACAAGTACAACATGGGCAGAACGAACAGTTGAATTATGAAACGAGTGATCGTGAGGAAGTAATTCTCGGATTCTTATATGAAGAGGAAGATCAGTGGAGGGTTTCTTCCAGTTGGCAACAATTTGAACTTCAAGAGCGTATATCCACTACAGCATTAGTAGAGAGCGTTCAACGTTATTTATATGAGCTAAATAAGGAACTGCGCGCGATAAAATATCCGGTTACATTTGATCAGTACTTAAGAGGAGAGCGAATAATGCAGCTTTCTTATAAGCGACTGTGTGATAGTAAAGCGGATACGACGTCTATCGAGGTTTATAATGAAAGTAAACAGGTAGGCGTAGTACGGGGCTATTATAAAAATACGTTGATGAAAGTGCTAGACTTTATTCCGAAAGTTGGTAGTAATATCATTTACGAAATAAAGGATAGTAAGGACAATATTCGCGTCATTGCAAAGGATGTAAGTAGGCAGCGTCAAAGAAGGATTTTAGTAACATACATCGATCATAATGATGCAGAGCATGAAATACTTGTATGTGACGGGAAGTTATTGGATGCAAATTTCTTATTTACCTTTACATATAAGAGAGAAGAATTTGTTGTTCACAAAACTACAATTGGGCTTGGAAAGTTATTACGAAACGGCTATGTAACTGCAGATTGGAATATTCGTCTTGAGGAAGATATGTATTACATTGAGATGAATCTATATGAGGAGGATTATATAGACGATCAATATTTACTGTTAGGCGTATTTCATGCGGTTTTGTATGGGTGA
- a CDS encoding YjjG family noncanonical pyrimidine nucleotidase, which produces MKYKVILFDVDDTLLDFPETERNALHNAFVQFGMPTGYNDYLASYKEISNGLWRDLENKMITLSELAVDRFRQLFAIHNIEVDAQQFSDVYLENLGKEVHLIEGAVQLCEKLQDCKLGIITNGYTKVQQSRIGNSPLCNFFDHIIISEEVGHQKPAREIFDYAFEKFGITDKSSVLIVGDSLTSDMKGGEDYGIDTCWYNPSLKENRAGVKPTYEVESLLHILEIVEVAEERVTSF; this is translated from the coding sequence ATGAAATACAAAGTTATATTATTCGACGTAGATGATACATTATTAGATTTTCCTGAAACGGAAAGAAACGCATTACATAACGCGTTTGTACAGTTCGGGATGCCTACAGGATATAATGATTATCTTGCAAGTTATAAAGAGATTAGTAATGGATTATGGAGAGATTTAGAAAATAAAATGATTACGCTAAGTGAATTAGCAGTAGATCGATTTAGACAATTATTTGCCATTCATAATATAGAAGTAGATGCACAGCAATTTAGTGATGTATACCTTGAAAACTTAGGGAAAGAAGTACACCTTATAGAAGGTGCAGTGCAATTATGTGAGAAACTACAAGATTGCAAGTTAGGTATTATTACGAATGGATATACGAAGGTGCAACAATCAAGAATTGGAAATTCGCCTTTATGTAACTTCTTTGATCATATTATTATTTCAGAAGAGGTTGGTCATCAAAAACCAGCACGTGAGATTTTTGATTATGCATTTGAAAAGTTTGGGATTACTGATAAATCAAGTGTATTAATCGTTGGAGATTCGCTAACTTCTGATATGAAAGGCGGAGAAGATTACGGCATTGATACGTGTTGGTATAATCCGAGTTTGAAAGAAAATAGGGCAGGTGTTAAGCCGACTTATGAAGTGGAGAGTCTGCTACACATTTTAGAAATTGTGGAAGTGGCGGAAGAAAGGGTAACTTCATTTTAA
- a CDS encoding phosphotransferase family protein, with protein sequence MKRTYESGDKMIHTRVKAEGLREKLATILSLDYKELAVQDLKVIGTGVQNIVFRGDSEKGPLAFRVPWEREVENINEDLFNSRISLQKEAELSKYCHSKSIPVPRIHGLHLSTELDFLISDCVYTDHMPISACKIGELVSNLHSMPIDGLHYEQNSGEPISKYIAERIVKRIEGFNTITKCEIILPDTKTIEHTLSTADHVKCLLHMDIRPANVIGYNGEIKAIVDWDNALIGHPLLELMRIAETNEVSWDEFRAGYKNDNIFNSIPHIVSLFYRLDTAVMLANLFIEHLKIEDKGVFYKERVKALHNEIYKSL encoded by the coding sequence ATGAAAAGAACTTACGAATCGGGGGATAAAATGATTCATACACGTGTAAAAGCAGAGGGGTTAAGAGAAAAGCTAGCAACAATACTAAGTCTAGATTATAAGGAACTAGCTGTTCAGGATTTAAAGGTGATTGGAACGGGAGTGCAAAATATTGTTTTTCGAGGAGATTCAGAAAAGGGGCCTTTGGCATTTCGAGTGCCGTGGGAAAGAGAAGTGGAAAATATAAATGAAGATTTATTTAACAGTCGGATTTCGTTGCAAAAGGAAGCAGAACTGTCTAAGTATTGTCATTCAAAAAGTATTCCAGTACCAAGGATACACGGATTGCATCTTTCAACCGAACTTGATTTTTTAATTTCGGATTGTGTGTATACTGATCATATGCCAATTTCTGCATGCAAAATAGGGGAGTTAGTGAGCAATCTTCATAGTATGCCAATTGATGGTTTGCATTACGAACAAAATAGTGGAGAGCCCATTAGTAAGTATATAGCAGAACGAATTGTGAAACGGATAGAAGGGTTTAATACAATTACGAAATGTGAAATTATTCTTCCGGATACAAAAACAATTGAACATACTCTTAGTACGGCAGATCATGTAAAGTGTTTATTACATATGGACATTCGACCAGCAAATGTAATTGGGTATAACGGGGAAATTAAAGCGATAGTTGATTGGGATAATGCCCTAATTGGTCATCCATTATTAGAGCTTATGAGGATAGCTGAAACGAATGAGGTTAGCTGGGATGAATTTAGAGCTGGATATAAGAATGATAATATCTTTAACTCTATTCCTCATATTGTTAGCTTATTTTATAGACTAGATACAGCGGTCATGCTTGCAAACTTATTTATAGAACATTTGAAAATAGAAGATAAAGGTGTATTCTATAAAGAGCGGGTTAAAGCACTTCATAATGAAATATATAAAAGCTTATAA
- a CDS encoding tyrosine-protein phosphatase, with product MGQQRNWLQATVERNEATTLQIKWENNIEEVRIYWSTSPDHIEETGELLATVNGESSCTVQNPSETERPYFRLVGSNGQAVTVAERRLPLQGAFNFRDMGGYETIEGRKVKWGKLYRSEELAGLTEWDIEYLQKSGLKLICDYRTDFEVKHKPNPEITGARQVCLPVMQDLAKDLNINEFFQVGDLSMLGKPGEYLVKMNQDFVSGNEAFVSFLNLAQNQENLPLVNHCTAGKDRTGFGSALLLLLLGVPEKTVMEDYLLSNGFREKLNEKMMVFLGAKLQNDESRAILGAMFEARAEYLQAAINEIKKQYGSIEAYAEKALGFTKESLEEMKVLLLEDK from the coding sequence ATGGGGCAGCAAAGAAATTGGTTACAAGCAACTGTAGAAAGAAATGAAGCTACTACGTTACAAATAAAGTGGGAAAATAATATAGAAGAAGTTCGTATTTATTGGAGTACTTCACCAGATCATATTGAAGAAACGGGAGAATTACTTGCAACTGTAAATGGAGAATCATCATGTACAGTTCAAAACCCGAGTGAAACTGAACGTCCATATTTTAGACTAGTAGGAAGTAATGGACAAGCAGTGACAGTAGCTGAGCGTAGATTGCCATTACAAGGTGCGTTTAACTTCCGTGATATGGGAGGATATGAAACGATTGAAGGCCGTAAAGTAAAATGGGGCAAGTTGTACCGTTCTGAAGAATTAGCAGGACTAACAGAATGGGATATTGAGTATTTACAAAAGTCTGGCTTAAAGTTAATTTGTGACTACCGTACAGATTTTGAAGTGAAGCATAAGCCGAACCCGGAGATTACAGGTGCTCGTCAAGTTTGCTTACCAGTTATGCAAGATTTAGCGAAAGACTTGAATATAAATGAATTTTTCCAAGTTGGTGACCTTTCTATGTTAGGAAAACCAGGCGAGTATCTTGTGAAAATGAATCAAGATTTCGTAAGTGGTAATGAAGCATTCGTGAGCTTCTTAAACTTAGCACAAAACCAGGAAAACTTACCGTTAGTAAATCATTGTACAGCTGGAAAAGACCGTACAGGATTTGGATCAGCCCTACTATTACTTTTACTAGGTGTACCGGAAAAAACAGTAATGGAAGACTACTTACTAAGTAACGGTTTCCGTGAAAAATTAAATGAAAAAATGATGGTCTTTTTAGGTGCGAAATTACAAAATGATGAGAGCAGAGCAATATTAGGTGCGATGTTTGAAGCACGTGCTGAATATTTACAAGCTGCGATTAATGAAATTAAGAAACAATACGGATCAATTGAAGCATATGCTGAAAAAGCTTTAGGCTTTACGAAAGAGTCGTTAGAGGAAATGAAAGTGTTATTGTTAGAGGATAAATAA
- a CDS encoding GNAT family N-acetyltransferase, translated as MMMKEQLEKNFKIRRNASSIIIKENNAEPFAEEQLKQMMQYCVAEAEKEGIKNLHFEISSKSPNYDVYKKCFETYSFEYVTENIIVFKDIYEVEDVESEIDFKLIEEVDEEAFYSLWNDMTEEQVTYDQFVNMMLQEIGEQWKEHCLTASIDEESIGIVIPHIERGTLEEGKLMYFAIAPNMRNKGYETAFFTGAMFVLKEIGASYYIGETNVQNEWMKDVFEKNGCQLLSSTERYVRKF; from the coding sequence ATGATGATGAAAGAACAGTTAGAAAAAAACTTTAAAATAAGAAGAAATGCTTCTTCTATAATAATAAAAGAAAATAATGCAGAGCCTTTTGCAGAAGAGCAATTAAAGCAAATGATGCAGTATTGCGTTGCTGAGGCTGAAAAAGAGGGAATAAAAAACTTACATTTTGAAATTTCTTCAAAAAGTCCAAATTATGATGTGTATAAAAAATGCTTCGAAACGTATTCTTTTGAATATGTTACGGAAAACATAATCGTATTTAAGGATATATACGAAGTAGAAGATGTAGAAAGTGAAATTGATTTTAAGCTTATTGAAGAAGTAGATGAAGAAGCTTTTTATTCTCTTTGGAACGACATGACGGAAGAACAAGTCACTTATGATCAATTTGTAAATATGATGTTACAAGAAATTGGTGAACAGTGGAAAGAGCATTGTTTAACAGCGAGTATCGATGAAGAGTCGATAGGGATTGTCATCCCGCATATTGAAAGGGGTACGTTAGAAGAAGGGAAACTAATGTATTTCGCAATCGCTCCAAATATGCGAAATAAAGGGTATGAAACAGCATTCTTTACAGGGGCAATGTTTGTCTTAAAAGAAATAGGAGCATCTTATTATATTGGCGAGACAAATGTACAAAATGAGTGGATGAAGGATGTTTTTGAAAAGAATGGATGTCAGCTGCTAAGTTCCACTGAGCGATATGTGAGGAAGTTTTAA
- a CDS encoding DUF2785 domain-containing protein, translating to MDITALQQQLELIQQNDYTQLQHIDINELTLNMLQFIGTTDSYIRYQLIYKCFAHFIHHEFLMDDQLKLLLQTCLSDEYLYCDIYSPHTDGVFTRSYTVSLIALILQFANSHYFFTEEDIEEIKNKLITYTNLETDFRGYIENKGWAHCLAHVSDAFTEIVHNSYTIFEWYEELIHCLLNKIFIPSDLFHNNEDERIVTPLLAMLYHDFPQDELVTIIHKKIKRLPQIRKRLSLNEYCILCANIKTFLRTLFFRAKDDHNLAFTARKTEKMLKELPNYY from the coding sequence TTGGATATTACAGCGCTGCAACAACAGTTAGAGCTTATACAACAAAATGACTATACGCAACTACAACATATAGATATTAATGAGTTAACGTTGAACATGTTACAGTTTATCGGAACGACTGATAGCTATATTCGTTACCAACTTATCTATAAATGTTTTGCCCATTTTATTCATCACGAATTTCTTATGGACGATCAGCTAAAATTACTGTTGCAAACTTGTTTAAGTGATGAATATTTATATTGTGACATTTACTCCCCACATACAGATGGGGTTTTCACACGTTCTTACACCGTTTCGTTAATTGCGTTAATACTCCAATTCGCTAATTCGCACTACTTTTTTACAGAGGAGGATATCGAAGAAATAAAAAACAAACTCATTACATACACAAACTTAGAAACAGATTTTCGAGGTTATATTGAAAATAAAGGATGGGCTCATTGTCTTGCCCACGTATCAGATGCCTTCACTGAAATAGTTCACAATTCCTATACAATCTTTGAATGGTATGAAGAATTAATTCATTGCTTATTAAATAAAATTTTCATTCCATCTGACCTTTTTCATAATAACGAAGATGAACGCATCGTTACTCCTTTACTAGCAATGCTGTATCATGACTTCCCGCAAGATGAGTTAGTCACTATTATTCATAAAAAAATAAAAAGGCTTCCCCAAATTAGAAAACGCCTTTCGCTTAACGAGTATTGTATTTTATGTGCCAATATTAAAACCTTTTTACGCACATTATTTTTTAGAGCAAAAGATGACCATAACTTAGCTTTTACAGCTCGTAAAACAGAAAAAATGTTAAAAGAACTGCCTAACTATTATTAA
- a CDS encoding NUDIX hydrolase yields MGYIEDMRNLVGNHPLILIGSHAIIVNEKNEILLQLRTDFNRWGIIGGALEYNETLEDALKREVYEETGLIIENPELFRTYSGPDYFQIYPNGDQVHGVLVVYICHEFHGELKCDQTESKELRFFPLDELPSTLHPIIEGILRDFHHSN; encoded by the coding sequence ATGGGTTATATTGAAGATATGAGAAATTTAGTAGGAAATCATCCACTGATTTTAATAGGTTCACACGCTATTATAGTAAATGAGAAAAATGAAATATTACTCCAGCTCCGCACAGATTTTAACCGCTGGGGTATTATTGGCGGCGCCTTAGAATATAACGAAACACTAGAAGACGCTTTAAAACGAGAAGTATATGAGGAAACTGGGCTTATCATTGAAAATCCAGAACTATTCCGCACGTACTCAGGACCAGATTACTTTCAAATCTATCCAAACGGCGATCAAGTACACGGTGTACTCGTCGTTTATATTTGTCACGAATTTCACGGTGAACTTAAATGTGATCAAACTGAGTCAAAAGAATTGCGCTTCTTCCCACTTGACGAATTGCCTAGTACTCTTCATCCAATCATTGAGGGGATTCTTCGCGATTTTCATCACTCCAATTAA
- a CDS encoding YbeF family protein, which yields MSESILIFCIYPLLICMISIAVTYKIGTFYVMPMVTFLIFLMLNVTLYEPPFFFWVGMYTIFSFVISYITILFAKEYKIVERER from the coding sequence GTGAGTGAGTCAATTTTGATTTTCTGTATATATCCATTGCTTATTTGTATGATTTCAATAGCTGTGACATATAAAATAGGTACATTTTATGTCATGCCAATGGTAACATTTCTTATTTTTCTTATGTTAAATGTTACATTGTACGAGCCACCATTTTTCTTTTGGGTGGGCATGTATACTATATTTTCATTCGTTATTTCTTATATAACTATCTTATTTGCAAAGGAATATAAAATTGTAGAAAGAGAACGTTAA
- a CDS encoding VOC family protein: MKIEHIAIWVNDLEGMRDFYKQYFNGEENSLYHNPKKQFESYFITFEGGVRLELMKQVGIDDALQTQTIGYAHIAFSVGSKEKVNELTNTLREAGYPVLNGPRTTGDGYYESVVSDPEGNQIEITI, encoded by the coding sequence ATGAAAATTGAACATATAGCAATTTGGGTGAATGATTTAGAAGGAATGCGTGATTTCTATAAACAGTACTTTAATGGTGAAGAAAATAGCTTATATCACAATCCGAAAAAGCAGTTTGAATCTTATTTCATAACTTTTGAAGGTGGTGTGCGTCTAGAACTTATGAAGCAGGTAGGGATAGATGATGCATTACAAACACAAACAATAGGATATGCACATATTGCTTTTTCAGTAGGTAGTAAAGAAAAAGTGAACGAATTAACTAATACATTAAGAGAAGCGGGATACCCTGTGTTAAACGGCCCGCGTACTACAGGGGATGGTTACTATGAAAGTGTAGTAAGTGATCCTGAAGGAAATCAGATTGAGATAACAATCTAA
- a CDS encoding ROK family transcriptional regulator yields the protein MSEQFITQKSIKETILRGIRTALLERGSATKVELSNTLEISFPTISKFIENMKQDGEVTLAGLDDSSGGRRAKRYEYNPEYMLGLAIFLERNETNYTIFNCLGEVKEQGSTSSALIDTGLSVLTEHIESLIATFPKISSISIGVPGAVDNGRIFYIPGYEKFQNFNLKNHLEERFSIPVVIENDMNAAVLGYHKNTGDNDKSSLVYLYSGQNGPGAGIMVNGDVVRGSTFFSGEISFVPQYDNKNFLQALRSGEEVKNSNNPEGYNIDAITRLIATCIAVINPHGFIFCDDEVNQFVIDQIVKSCPQYIPAEHIPKITVSNWKEDYLYGLKSLGLDLMITRTNKEN from the coding sequence TTGAGTGAACAATTTATTACTCAAAAATCGATTAAAGAGACAATACTTCGCGGCATTCGTACAGCTCTTCTAGAACGAGGTAGTGCAACGAAAGTTGAACTTAGTAATACATTAGAAATTAGTTTTCCAACGATAAGTAAATTTATAGAAAATATGAAACAAGACGGTGAAGTCACTTTAGCTGGTTTAGATGATTCAAGTGGCGGAAGAAGAGCAAAACGATATGAATATAATCCAGAATATATGTTAGGTTTAGCGATATTTTTAGAGAGAAATGAGACGAACTATACAATTTTTAACTGTTTAGGGGAAGTAAAAGAACAAGGGAGTACTTCAAGTGCATTAATTGATACCGGCCTAAGCGTATTAACAGAACATATAGAAAGTCTTATAGCTACATTTCCAAAAATAAGTTCTATATCAATTGGTGTTCCTGGTGCGGTCGATAATGGGCGTATTTTCTACATCCCTGGATATGAAAAGTTCCAAAATTTTAATTTGAAAAATCATTTGGAAGAACGGTTTTCTATACCTGTAGTAATAGAAAACGATATGAATGCTGCAGTGCTTGGCTATCATAAAAATACGGGGGATAATGACAAGTCTTCTCTTGTATATTTGTATTCAGGTCAAAATGGACCAGGTGCGGGAATTATGGTAAATGGAGATGTCGTACGCGGAAGTACATTTTTCTCAGGAGAGATATCTTTCGTCCCGCAGTACGATAATAAAAATTTCCTGCAAGCTTTGAGAAGTGGAGAAGAAGTTAAAAATTCCAATAATCCAGAGGGATATAATATAGATGCGATTACTCGTTTAATAGCTACATGTATAGCTGTTATTAACCCCCATGGATTCATCTTCTGTGATGATGAAGTGAACCAATTCGTAATAGATCAAATTGTAAAGAGTTGTCCGCAGTATATCCCGGCAGAACATATTCCGAAAATAACAGTGAGTAATTGGAAAGAAGATTATTTATATGGATTAAAAAGCCTTGGACTTGATCTTATGATTACGAGAACAAATAAAGAAAATTAA